The nucleotide window GACGAAAATGGGTTTGCGGAGCCGAAGACGTATGATGAGTTTATCGAGCTTTGCCAGAAGATTAAGGATAAGGGAGACATGGCTCCATTAGTAGTGGGCGGCCAGGATATCTGGCATGTGGGCTTCTGGTTCTATAAGGCGTACAATGACCAGGTTATGAGTCAGGATACAGATTTTATCAAGCATTGTTACGAGGGAACCAAGGACTTCTCGGATCCGGCAATCGTGGCGACCTTTGAAGAGATG belongs to Anaerotignum faecicola and includes:
- a CDS encoding extracellular solute-binding protein, coding for DENGFAEPKTYDEFIELCQKIKDKGDMAPLVVGGQDIWHVGFWFYKAYNDQVMSQDTDFIKHCYEGTKDFSDPAIVATFEEMKTIFQYAQDGWVSTPDAQITTFLVSDMAAMMYSGTHMFSQIKDADPNF